The proteins below are encoded in one region of Mya arenaria isolate MELC-2E11 chromosome 15, ASM2691426v1:
- the LOC128220004 gene encoding uncharacterized protein LOC128220004, translating into MQANQNRMYAENDSLMLRVKMTEQTAARASLPKESRVAAKKQLLQETVTPANNARFDKTAETETLAEIAENMTVAVVEYTNQSVYIGEMEGNMMTFARRPVGKLTSSLNRIGQWRSRESSLGLSRAIPVC; encoded by the exons ATGCAG gCAAACCAAAACAGAATGTATGCAGAGAATGATAGTCTAATGCTCAGAGTGAAAATGACAGAACAGACAGCAGCAAGGGCTTCCCTACCAAAG GAATCTCGGGTTGCTGCAAAGAAACAGCTTTTGCAGGAAACGGTTACACCAGCAAACAATGCCAGATTCGATAAG acagCAGAAACTGAAACTTTAGCCGAAATAGCAGAAAATATGACG GTGGCAGTTGTGGAATATACAAACCAGAGTGTGTATATTGGAGAAATGGAGGGAAACATGATGACCTTTGCCCGTCGGCCAGTCGGAAAACTAACAAGTTCTCTCaac AGAATCGGTCAATGGCGAAGTCGGGAATCTAGTCTTGGTCTTTCGAGAGCCATTCCAGTATGCTAA